A single genomic interval of Polaribacter vadi harbors:
- a CDS encoding four-carbon acid sugar kinase family protein, translating into MITVIADDLTGAAEIAGICLHYGVGVSFGIDKIPEKQTIINVIATDTRSKDEDEAYETHFHLAEDVISKSKNIIFKKCDSVLRGHVLIELLALADAANKNKIFLQPSNPKSNRFIKDASYYINDILIENTGFANDPDFPAKTSSVKKRILNNVAKQHTLEVHTGDFKEINTKGIFIPDCDSVEALSECLNLYQKDMIIAGSAAFFEQFLIKMKLTNSKVEQKEYRYSSNYLLVSGSTHPKSIAFSKTLNKLNVPLIVFPETLLETKLNKTFLNEFMNSIAHVYKGRERIILRVSNDRIQLENSALNLKTRMSIIAKKLIETSNINEVFIEGGATAYDLLEELHWKSFTPIAELASGVVRMQYDNDPKKHITLKPGSYEWSEGLLN; encoded by the coding sequence ATGATTACAGTAATTGCAGATGATTTAACAGGTGCAGCAGAAATCGCAGGAATTTGTCTTCATTATGGGGTAGGTGTATCTTTTGGTATTGATAAAATTCCAGAAAAGCAAACAATTATTAATGTTATTGCAACAGATACGCGCTCTAAAGATGAAGATGAAGCTTATGAAACGCACTTTCATTTGGCGGAAGATGTTATTTCAAAATCTAAAAATATCATTTTTAAAAAATGTGATTCTGTATTGCGTGGGCATGTTTTGATTGAGCTCTTAGCTTTGGCAGATGCAGCAAATAAAAATAAAATTTTTTTGCAACCTTCAAATCCAAAAAGTAATCGTTTTATAAAGGATGCTTCTTATTACATAAATGATATTTTAATAGAAAATACAGGTTTTGCAAACGACCCTGATTTTCCTGCAAAAACATCTTCAGTAAAAAAACGTATTCTTAATAATGTTGCAAAACAGCATACTTTAGAAGTTCATACAGGTGATTTTAAGGAAATAAATACCAAAGGGATATTTATACCAGATTGTGATTCTGTTGAAGCATTATCAGAGTGTCTCAACTTATATCAAAAAGATATGATTATAGCAGGAAGTGCCGCTTTTTTTGAACAATTTTTGATAAAAATGAAACTAACAAATTCAAAGGTCGAGCAAAAGGAATATAGGTATTCGAGTAACTATTTGTTAGTTTCTGGAAGTACACATCCTAAAAGTATAGCGTTTTCAAAAACACTAAATAAATTGAACGTGCCTTTAATTGTTTTTCCTGAAACCCTTCTAGAAACAAAACTTAATAAAACATTTTTAAACGAATTTATGAATAGTATAGCTCATGTTTATAAGGGTCGTGAAAGAATTATTTTAAGAGTTTCAAATGATAGAATTCAACTTGAAAATAGTGCACTAAATTTAAAAACACGGATGAGCATAATTGCAAAAAAACTTATAGAAACCTCGAATATTAATGAGGTTTTTATTGAAGGCGGAGCAACAGCTTATGATTTGTTAGAGGAGTTACATTGGAAGTCATTTACGCCAATTGCTGAATTGGCTTCTGGCGTTGTACGCATGCAATATGACAATGACCCTAAAAAGCATATTACCCTTAAACCTGGAAGTTATGAATGGTCAGAAGGATTATTAAATTAA
- the pdxA gene encoding 4-hydroxythreonine-4-phosphate dehydrogenase PdxA, producing MIPKIGISMGDPAGIGPEIIIKTLALKDVYNRCNPLVVGDAETMQNEVDALKSSLKINAIQDVNDAKFEFGIVDVYDLKNVNKKELQYGVVTAMAGKAAFEAVIKNIELALANQIDATVTAPINKESIHKAGHKYSGHTEIYADYTNTKKFAMLLADENFRVIHVSTHVSLRKACDLCKKDRVFEVITLLDDACKKFGIKKPRIAVAGLNPHAGENQLFGDEEVDEIIPAIEEAVKLGYHVEGPFPPDTMFVKAVQGKFDGCIAMYHDQGHIPFKLEGFKWDNEKETMKSVKGVNITLGLPIIRTSVDHGTAFEIAGQGIASADAMLVAIDYAIIMSKHKN from the coding sequence ATGATACCTAAAATAGGAATTTCGATGGGTGATCCTGCAGGGATTGGCCCAGAAATAATTATAAAAACATTAGCATTAAAAGATGTTTACAATCGTTGTAATCCTTTAGTTGTTGGTGATGCAGAAACTATGCAAAATGAAGTGGATGCATTAAAATCATCATTAAAAATTAATGCGATACAAGATGTTAATGATGCCAAATTTGAATTTGGAATCGTTGATGTTTACGATTTAAAAAATGTAAATAAAAAAGAATTGCAATATGGTGTTGTTACTGCCATGGCAGGAAAAGCTGCTTTTGAAGCCGTTATAAAAAATATTGAATTAGCATTAGCAAACCAAATTGATGCTACAGTTACAGCACCCATTAATAAAGAATCGATTCATAAAGCAGGACATAAATATTCTGGACATACAGAAATTTATGCGGATTATACAAATACTAAAAAATTCGCGATGCTTTTGGCAGATGAAAATTTTAGAGTAATTCACGTAAGTACTCATGTTTCTTTACGTAAAGCTTGTGATTTATGTAAGAAAGACCGTGTTTTTGAGGTAATTACTTTATTGGATGATGCCTGTAAAAAATTCGGCATTAAAAAACCTAGAATCGCTGTTGCAGGATTAAATCCACATGCAGGAGAAAATCAATTATTTGGTGATGAAGAAGTAGATGAAATTATCCCTGCAATTGAAGAAGCTGTTAAATTAGGTTATCATGTAGAAGGTCCTTTTCCTCCAGATACCATGTTTGTAAAAGCAGTTCAAGGTAAGTTTGATGGTTGTATTGCTATGTACCATGATCAAGGTCATATTCCCTTCAAACTAGAAGGTTTTAAATGGGATAATGAAAAAGAAACCATGAAAAGTGTAAAAGGCGTTAACATCACTTTAGGCTTGCCAATTATCCGAACTTCAGTAGACCATGGAACAGCATTTGAAATTGCAGGTCAAGGTATTGCTTCAGCAGATGCTATGTTAGTTGCTATAGATTATGCAATTATAATGTCTAAACATAAAAATTAA
- a CDS encoding iron-containing alcohol dehydrogenase produces the protein MNSITLLQPQKIAFGEGIINSLSEDAILLNSNKILFLVATPLLDVLSTIVKNIELKNKEVNLIEYRFLGEPTFAQFNLLLKENEGFNPDCVIGVGGGSVLDCAKLLAALINNSQKLKDVVGIGFLNGRSAKLICVPTTSGTGSEVSPNAILLNEETQAKSGIISPFLVPDACYLDPVLTVTLPPKLTAETGIDALSHCIEAYTNKFAHPTVDIYALKGIQLIAENIEEAYKNGKNIEARSAMLLGSMYGGLCLGPVNTSAVHALSYGLGGKFHIAHGLSNAILMPEVLRFNLSANPKRHAEVARALGITTQGNDEDIAISGIKKIEAISKSCNIPKHLADIGVTENALPELADIAMKVTRLLKNNPREVTKEDAINIYKKLL, from the coding sequence ATGAATTCTATTACATTATTACAACCTCAAAAAATTGCATTTGGTGAAGGGATTATAAACTCTCTTTCCGAAGATGCCATTTTGTTGAATTCAAACAAAATACTATTTCTAGTTGCAACACCTTTATTGGATGTTTTAAGTACTATAGTTAAAAATATTGAGCTAAAAAATAAAGAAGTAAATCTTATAGAATATAGATTTTTAGGTGAGCCAACATTTGCCCAATTTAATTTGTTGTTAAAAGAAAATGAAGGGTTTAATCCAGATTGTGTTATTGGAGTTGGTGGAGGAAGCGTATTAGATTGTGCTAAGTTATTAGCAGCACTTATTAATAATTCACAAAAGTTAAAAGATGTTGTTGGAATTGGTTTTTTAAATGGGCGTTCAGCTAAATTAATTTGTGTACCAACTACTTCAGGAACAGGAAGTGAAGTGTCTCCAAATGCTATTTTATTAAATGAAGAAACTCAAGCTAAAAGCGGAATTATTAGTCCGTTTCTAGTGCCAGACGCGTGTTATCTTGATCCTGTTTTAACAGTTACTTTACCCCCTAAATTAACAGCAGAAACTGGAATTGATGCACTATCTCATTGCATTGAGGCTTACACAAATAAATTCGCACACCCAACTGTAGATATTTATGCTTTAAAGGGGATTCAACTTATTGCAGAAAATATAGAAGAAGCTTATAAAAATGGAAAAAATATAGAAGCTCGTTCAGCGATGTTATTAGGTTCTATGTATGGTGGTTTATGCCTAGGGCCAGTAAATACATCAGCTGTACATGCATTGTCATATGGTTTGGGTGGAAAATTTCATATTGCTCATGGATTATCAAATGCTATTCTAATGCCAGAAGTGTTACGATTCAATTTATCTGCAAACCCGAAAAGGCATGCAGAGGTAGCTCGCGCTTTAGGAATAACAACACAAGGAAATGATGAAGATATCGCAATATCTGGAATCAAAAAAATTGAAGCAATTTCTAAATCTTGTAATATTCCAAAGCATTTAGCTGATATTGGTGTAACTGAAAATGCGCTTCCAGAATTAGCAGATATTGCTATGAAAGTTACAAGACTTTTAAAAAATAATCCAAGAGAAGTAACCAAAGAAGATGCTATAAATATTTATAAAAAATTACTTTAA
- a CDS encoding sodium:solute symporter has protein sequence MLNIHWVDIVIVIISVVFTLGAGFYFANRQKSSDQYFSGSKTIPAWAIGVSIFATLISSVTFLAYPAAAYKSNWILLVQGLMVPIVLVGLIWVIVPLFRKVIRLSTYEYFERRFSPFARMYSSVAFILTHFSKMGTVLYLVSLALATLTGIDVTTFILCLTGIIIVLTLLGGMEAVIWMDVIQGFLLISGGLLCIGVLLFNSEGGAGFMLNEAVSMKKIDFGPYDFSFSELTFWVLVINGAFYALQKYGTDQTIVQRYLAAKNDKDAKKAAYIGVLASVPVWALFMLIGSLLFVFYNSGGAVLPEGMTSDQVFTYFIGTELPIGAVGLVLAALIAAAVSSLDSDMNCLAAIGVEDFYQRFNPNCNDKQRLVVGRLLVFFAGVSMAGVALLYAAWSGQGVLGVVFKLYAIFSAGIVGVFLLGLFSRRANKQGLHIGIAVCVAFTGYAILTTTKIGDSLILDLGKYNFPHHKYMLGVYSHLIVLVVGYFASFLFKSEKVKEELTIYGYFKLKEKKQI, from the coding sequence ATGTTAAATATTCATTGGGTAGATATTGTTATTGTAATTATATCTGTAGTATTTACTTTAGGTGCAGGATTTTACTTTGCTAATAGACAAAAAAGTTCTGATCAATATTTTTCGGGAAGTAAAACAATACCTGCTTGGGCTATTGGGGTTTCAATATTCGCTACGTTAATTAGTAGTGTTACTTTTTTAGCTTATCCTGCAGCCGCATATAAATCTAACTGGATTTTGTTAGTGCAAGGACTTATGGTTCCCATCGTTTTAGTGGGTTTAATTTGGGTAATTGTTCCTTTATTTAGAAAAGTGATAAGACTAAGTACTTACGAATATTTTGAGCGGAGATTTAGTCCATTTGCAAGAATGTACAGTTCAGTAGCTTTTATTCTTACTCATTTTTCTAAAATGGGAACTGTTTTGTATTTGGTTAGTTTAGCATTGGCAACACTTACAGGAATTGATGTAACTACTTTCATTTTATGTTTAACCGGAATTATAATTGTTCTAACACTTTTAGGTGGTATGGAAGCTGTTATTTGGATGGATGTTATTCAAGGATTTTTATTAATTAGCGGAGGTTTGTTGTGTATTGGAGTTTTATTATTCAATTCAGAAGGTGGAGCAGGATTCATGTTAAATGAAGCAGTTTCAATGAAAAAAATTGATTTTGGCCCTTACGATTTTAGTTTTTCAGAATTAACCTTTTGGGTCTTAGTGATTAATGGTGCTTTTTATGCACTTCAAAAATATGGAACAGATCAAACCATTGTGCAACGATATTTAGCAGCAAAGAATGATAAAGATGCTAAAAAAGCAGCTTACATTGGTGTTTTAGCAAGCGTACCAGTTTGGGCATTATTTATGTTAATTGGATCTTTGTTGTTTGTTTTTTACAATTCTGGAGGAGCAGTTTTACCAGAAGGAATGACATCAGATCAAGTATTTACTTATTTTATTGGTACAGAGTTACCAATTGGTGCTGTAGGATTGGTTTTAGCAGCGTTAATTGCTGCTGCTGTTTCTAGTTTAGATTCTGATATGAATTGTTTAGCAGCTATTGGTGTAGAAGATTTTTATCAACGTTTCAATCCTAATTGTAACGATAAACAACGATTAGTTGTTGGTCGTTTATTAGTGTTTTTTGCAGGAGTTTCTATGGCAGGTGTAGCATTATTGTATGCTGCTTGGAGTGGACAAGGTGTATTAGGAGTAGTTTTTAAATTATATGCAATTTTTTCAGCTGGTATTGTTGGTGTTTTTCTTTTAGGATTATTTTCTAGAAGAGCAAATAAGCAAGGTTTACATATTGGTATTGCTGTATGTGTAGCATTTACTGGCTATGCTATTTTAACAACTACAAAAATTGGAGATTCTTTAATTCTTGATTTAGGAAAGTATAATTTTCCACATCATAAATATATGTTAGGTGTGTATAGTCATTTAATTGTGCTAGTGGTAGGTTATTTTGCAAGCTTCTTATTCAAATCAGAAAAAGTAAAAGAAGAACTTACTATCTACGGATATTTCAAATTAAAAGAAAAAAAACAAATTTAA
- a CDS encoding dihydrodipicolinate synthase family protein, with protein MQKRFSGVVVPMVTPLNKDFTIDVIAVERIIKLFAENGIHPLVLGTTGESSSINEKESLKLVETSVKVKGTNQCIYVGLVGNQVDNLIKRGNQYIALGADCVVATLPSYYGLSENQMLLFYQTLADKISGPVMMYNIKATTQMSIPLEVVKELSKHPNIWGLKDSERDLKRMKFCIDWYKENSNFSFFCGWGAQSFGSLKLGADGIVPSTGNYVPEMYKSLYESALNKDWKNCEKWQLEINAIAKEYQKNKTLGESLAFLKFLMNKKGFCNKTMMPPLTEIK; from the coding sequence ATGCAGAAAAGGTTTTCAGGAGTAGTTGTACCAATGGTAACACCTTTAAATAAAGATTTTACTATAGATGTTATAGCTGTAGAGCGCATCATTAAATTATTTGCAGAAAATGGAATCCATCCTTTAGTTCTTGGAACTACAGGAGAGTCAAGCTCAATAAATGAAAAAGAGAGTCTTAAATTAGTTGAAACATCTGTAAAAGTAAAAGGAACTAATCAATGTATTTATGTTGGTTTGGTTGGTAATCAAGTAGATAATTTAATTAAAAGAGGTAATCAATACATTGCTTTAGGAGCAGATTGTGTTGTGGCAACTTTGCCATCTTATTATGGTTTATCGGAAAATCAAATGTTACTTTTTTATCAAACATTAGCAGATAAAATTTCTGGTCCAGTAATGATGTATAATATCAAAGCAACAACTCAAATGTCCATTCCTTTAGAAGTTGTTAAAGAGCTTTCTAAACATCCAAATATTTGGGGTTTAAAAGATTCTGAAAGAGATTTAAAGCGTATGAAGTTTTGTATTGATTGGTATAAAGAAAATTCTAATTTTTCATTTTTCTGCGGATGGGGAGCACAAAGTTTTGGTAGCTTAAAATTAGGTGCAGATGGTATTGTACCAAGTACTGGAAATTATGTTCCGGAAATGTATAAATCACTATACGAATCAGCTTTAAATAAAGATTGGAAAAATTGTGAAAAATGGCAATTAGAAATTAATGCTATCGCAAAAGAATATCAAAAGAATAAAACGTTAGGAGAATCTTTAGCTTTCTTAAAATTCTTAATGAATAAAAAAGGATTTTGTAATAAAACAATGATGCCACCTTTAACGGAGATAAAATAA
- a CDS encoding T9SS type A sorting domain-containing protein, whose product MKKQLLLLILPMFFISTTYNAQGIKYWDFGAKELGAGYTNVMPLDYLNAFANYNRQIVYVDENGVTKTPNEGYENEDGQSVEAIYNATFNANYASGNFTVSSKGSSPTPPGGTLLSGGSEYTKPKNLADLDGSADLVFKRDSNSDRLFTTRNDITRYEDRVEMPDGMDKNLFPGCLQYTTPGEKRYNRSGGRGLLINLEKGQWVTVVGSGQYTDIEGDGTLGFSTGYIKFESFGGTGTPVDIDDFGAGKGSPTGPIDGADTGDEAVRVMQFKAVDAGTYSLSNRGGTIRIYRIYLGQVDVSLGTGLETKIYENGVFKRTLSVDKNVGVISTDIRAAKNRVYISNVTSKTEVKIFSITGALVKEFNTTQDINFDMKAGLYITTIKTVEGHKTLKLLVN is encoded by the coding sequence ATGAAAAAACAATTACTTTTATTAATTTTACCAATGTTTTTTATTTCAACAACTTATAATGCTCAAGGTATTAAATATTGGGATTTTGGAGCAAAAGAATTAGGAGCAGGTTATACCAATGTAATGCCTTTGGATTATTTGAATGCCTTTGCTAATTATAACAGGCAAATTGTATATGTTGATGAAAACGGTGTTACAAAAACACCTAATGAAGGTTATGAAAACGAAGATGGGCAAAGTGTAGAAGCAATTTATAATGCCACCTTTAATGCTAATTATGCAAGTGGGAATTTTACGGTATCTTCAAAAGGTTCTTCACCAACGCCTCCAGGAGGTACGCTTTTAAGTGGTGGAAGTGAGTATACAAAGCCAAAAAATTTAGCAGATTTAGATGGTTCAGCAGATTTAGTATTTAAAAGAGATAGTAATAGTGATAGACTTTTTACAACTAGAAATGATATTACACGTTATGAAGATCGTGTAGAAATGCCTGATGGAATGGATAAAAATTTATTCCCTGGGTGTTTACAATATACTACACCAGGTGAAAAAAGATACAACAGAAGTGGTGGTAGAGGTTTGTTAATAAATTTAGAGAAAGGACAATGGGTAACTGTTGTTGGTTCTGGACAATATACAGATATTGAGGGAGATGGAACTTTAGGTTTTAGTACAGGTTATATAAAGTTTGAATCTTTCGGAGGTACAGGAACACCAGTAGATATTGATGATTTTGGAGCGGGAAAAGGAAGTCCAACAGGTCCAATTGATGGGGCAGACACAGGTGATGAAGCAGTTAGAGTAATGCAATTTAAAGCAGTAGATGCTGGTACATACAGTCTTTCTAATAGAGGGGGTACAATAAGGATTTATAGAATTTACTTAGGTCAAGTAGATGTTTCTTTAGGGACAGGACTTGAAACTAAAATATATGAAAACGGAGTTTTTAAGAGAACTCTTTCTGTAGACAAAAATGTAGGTGTAATTTCAACTGATATTAGAGCAGCTAAAAACAGAGTGTATATTTCTAATGTAACTTCTAAAACTGAAGTAAAAATCTTTAGTATTACAGGGGCTTTAGTAAAAGAATTTAATACTACTCAAGATATTAATTTTGATATGAAAGCAGGTCTTTATATTACAACTATAAAAACTGTAGAAGGTCATAAAACATTAAAATTATTGGTAAATTAA
- a CDS encoding RNA methyltransferase yields MVNNLEQGFFGIGIQNGKTPENLGVLWRSAQNMGASFIFTIGNRYAKQACDTHKATGAMPYFHYKNFDEFFKNLPKGAMLVGVELDEKSVQLETFNHPKRCVYLLGAEDHGLSKLAIEKSHYLVKFKSDLSLNVSVAGSIVMYDRQAKINFNL; encoded by the coding sequence ATGGTTAATAATTTAGAACAAGGCTTTTTTGGTATAGGAATTCAGAATGGAAAAACGCCTGAAAATTTAGGTGTTCTTTGGAGGTCTGCACAAAATATGGGTGCAAGTTTTATCTTTACTATAGGTAATAGATATGCAAAACAAGCTTGTGATACACATAAAGCAACAGGTGCAATGCCTTATTTTCACTATAAAAACTTCGATGAATTCTTTAAAAATTTACCAAAAGGTGCAATGTTAGTAGGTGTAGAGTTAGATGAAAAATCGGTTCAATTAGAAACTTTTAATCACCCAAAACGTTGTGTGTATTTACTAGGAGCAGAAGATCATGGTTTATCTAAATTAGCCATTGAAAAATCGCATTATTTAGTAAAATTTAAATCTGACTTAAGCTTAAATGTTTCTGTAGCTGGTAGTATTGTAATGTATGATAGACAAGCAAAAATAAATTTTAACCTTTAA
- a CDS encoding Sec-independent protein translocase subunit TatA/TatB, with protein MNTTILFIGGPEVFVIMLIVVMVFGADKIPEIARGLGKGMRQVKDATNDIKREINDSSKKHGLDTDISKDIKKEVDSVKDKIDDLTGPIKRQF; from the coding sequence ATGAATACTACTATTTTATTTATTGGTGGCCCAGAGGTTTTTGTAATCATGTTAATTGTGGTGATGGTTTTTGGCGCGGATAAAATTCCTGAGATTGCAAGAGGTTTAGGAAAAGGAATGCGTCAAGTAAAGGATGCTACAAATGATATTAAAAGAGAAATTAACGATAGCTCTAAAAAGCATGGTTTAGATACAGATATTAGTAAAGACATTAAAAAAGAAGTTGATAGTGTTAAAGATAAAATCGATGATTTAACTGGACCTATCAAAAGACAGTTTTAA
- a CDS encoding O-methyltransferase has protein sequence MHFLPEKIDDYVVEHSQQEPQILQELSKETWQKVLNPRMLSGAYQGRILAMISKLIQPKVILEIGTYTGYSALCFAEGLTSEGKIITIDKNEELESLQNKYFEKSGFRDQIEQKVGNALDIIPTINEQIDLVFMDADKSNYINYFHLIIDKMKPGGIILSDNVLWSGKIVEELNPKDIDTKVLLEYNKLLNSDNRLETVLLPIRDGLTISRVK, from the coding sequence ATGCATTTTTTACCAGAAAAAATAGATGATTATGTTGTGGAACATTCACAACAAGAACCTCAAATTCTACAAGAATTAAGCAAAGAAACTTGGCAAAAAGTATTAAATCCTAGAATGTTAAGTGGTGCTTATCAAGGAAGAATTTTGGCGATGATTTCAAAATTAATACAACCGAAAGTTATTTTAGAAATAGGAACATATACTGGTTATTCTGCTTTGTGTTTTGCTGAAGGCTTAACATCCGAAGGAAAAATTATTACGATTGATAAAAACGAAGAATTAGAAAGTTTACAAAATAAGTATTTCGAAAAATCTGGTTTTAGAGATCAAATAGAACAAAAAGTTGGGAATGCTTTAGATATTATTCCTACCATAAATGAGCAAATCGATTTGGTTTTTATGGATGCAGATAAATCTAATTACATCAATTACTTTCATTTGATTATTGATAAAATGAAACCTGGAGGTATTATTTTGTCAGATAATGTACTTTGGAGTGGTAAAATTGTAGAAGAATTAAATCCGAAAGATATAGACACTAAAGTGCTGCTAGAATATAATAAACTATTGAATTCTGATAATAGATTAGAAACTGTGTTATTACCTATTAGAGATGGTTTAACAATTAGTAGAGTAAAGTAG
- a CDS encoding sigma-70 family RNA polymerase sigma factor codes for MPQEEITLNPDKWIDNYADYLFNYAVVRVNNSDVAKDLVQDAFYAALKSAKNFQGKSTERTWLVSILKRKVIDYYRKINSKKGKAEVRMNFYDDGENEGSWLEERVPQSWNNETEKDIENLELKNQLDTCIDNLPEKYALVFRMKTIQEFETEEICKELDITASNLWVIIHRARTQLRKCMEDNWFNN; via the coding sequence ATGCCTCAAGAAGAAATTACTTTAAACCCTGATAAATGGATAGACAATTACGCTGATTATTTATTTAATTATGCTGTTGTTCGAGTTAATAATAGTGATGTTGCAAAAGATTTAGTACAAGATGCTTTTTATGCTGCGCTTAAATCTGCAAAAAATTTTCAAGGCAAATCTACAGAAAGAACTTGGTTAGTATCTATTTTAAAAAGAAAAGTAATAGATTATTATAGAAAAATAAATTCTAAAAAAGGCAAAGCTGAAGTAAGAATGAATTTTTATGATGATGGAGAAAATGAAGGAAGTTGGCTTGAAGAACGTGTGCCACAAAGTTGGAATAACGAAACAGAAAAAGACATAGAAAACCTAGAGTTAAAAAACCAACTTGATACTTGTATAGATAATTTACCTGAAAAATATGCGTTGGTTTTTAGAATGAAAACCATTCAAGAGTTTGAAACTGAAGAAATTTGTAAGGAATTAGATATAACAGCGTCAAATTTATGGGTTATTATTCACAGAGCTAGAACTCAATTAAGAAAGTGCATGGAAGATAACTGGTTTAATAATTAA
- a CDS encoding nuclear transport factor 2 family protein, whose product MIKVIPLLVTLVFTLTTSAQKNTQAYIVKTNSLKVKKVIETFFEGLHKGDSIIVSTTLHRDIKIQTTSTNKLGENTLTTDTKEKLLTSVANKKPEHIYFEKLLSFDIKIDGNLASVWTPYEFYLNGNFSHCGANSFQLFNNNGKWEIIFLVDMRRRDNCNALKEKK is encoded by the coding sequence ATGATAAAAGTTATTCCGCTTTTAGTAACTCTAGTTTTTACACTAACAACATCAGCACAAAAAAACACGCAAGCATATATTGTTAAAACTAATTCCTTGAAAGTAAAAAAGGTTATTGAAACTTTTTTTGAAGGTTTGCATAAGGGCGATAGTATAATAGTAAGTACTACACTTCATAGAGATATAAAAATACAAACAACATCCACAAATAAATTAGGAGAAAATACATTAACAACAGATACAAAAGAAAAATTGTTAACTTCTGTAGCCAATAAAAAGCCAGAACATATTTATTTTGAAAAATTACTTTCTTTTGATATTAAAATTGATGGGAATTTAGCTTCAGTTTGGACACCTTATGAGTTTTATTTGAATGGCAATTTTAGTCATTGTGGAGCTAATTCTTTTCAGTTGTTTAATAATAATGGAAAGTGGGAGATTATTTTTTTAGTTGATATGAGAAGAAGAGACAATTGCAACGCATTAAAAGAAAAAAAATAG
- the panB gene encoding 3-methyl-2-oxobutanoate hydroxymethyltransferase gives MSVAKKQYKRITVKSLVEMKANGEKISMLTAYDYTMAKILDSAGLDVLLVGDSASNVMAGHETTLPITLDQMIYHASSVVRAIERALVVVDLPFGSYQSDPKEALRSAIRIMKESGGHSIKLEGGREIKESIKRILNAGIPVMGHLGLTPQSIYKFGTYTVRAKEEEEAEKLMDDALLLERIGCFAIVLEKVPAKLAKKVADALTIPVIGIGAGNGVDGQVLVTHDMIGMTHEFHPRFLRRYLDLYADMTGAFKNYIADVKSGDFPSDKEQY, from the coding sequence ATGTCTGTAGCTAAAAAACAGTATAAGAGAATTACTGTAAAATCTTTGGTAGAAATGAAAGCAAATGGAGAAAAAATTTCCATGTTAACTGCTTACGATTATACCATGGCTAAAATATTAGATAGTGCAGGTTTAGATGTGCTTTTAGTAGGTGATTCTGCCTCTAATGTTATGGCTGGTCATGAAACTACATTACCAATTACTTTAGATCAAATGATTTATCATGCAAGTTCTGTGGTTAGAGCTATTGAACGTGCTTTGGTGGTTGTAGATTTACCTTTTGGTAGCTATCAATCTGATCCAAAAGAAGCTTTACGTTCTGCCATAAGAATTATGAAAGAAAGTGGTGGACATTCTATAAAATTAGAAGGTGGTAGAGAAATTAAAGAATCTATAAAACGTATTTTAAACGCAGGTATTCCAGTAATGGGACATTTAGGTTTAACACCACAATCTATTTATAAGTTTGGCACTTATACAGTTAGAGCAAAAGAGGAAGAAGAAGCAGAAAAATTAATGGATGATGCTTTGTTGTTAGAAAGAATTGGTTGTTTTGCTATCGTTTTAGAAAAAGTACCTGCTAAATTAGCTAAAAAAGTAGCTGATGCTTTAACAATTCCTGTAATTGGAATTGGTGCAGGAAATGGTGTTGATGGGCAAGTTTTAGTAACTCATGACATGATTGGAATGACCCACGAATTTCATCCTCGATTTTTACGTAGATATTTAGATTTATATGCTGATATGACTGGCGCTTTTAAAAACTATATTGCTGATGTAAAAAGCGGCGATTTCCCAAGTGATAAAGAGCAATATTAA